The Flavobacterium sp. M31R6 nucleotide sequence GTTAAACAGGTTTGTAAATTTAGGTACTTTTAAGTTTGTAAAAAATGAATTTAAAGTAGATGATTCAATTCCAGATGCATTAAATGCATATTATTATCTAACGTTGTTGCCCAAAAAGTTTCTTCGTTTTGAAGTAGGAGCCAGCACCAATTCGGCAGGATATACAGGAACTGAAGCAAAAATTAATTGGAACAACAGAAACTTTTTTGGCGGTGCCGAATTGTTTACGCTTTCCTTATTTGGAGGGATTGATTTTCAAGTTTCAGGTAAGAATGGAGGACACGATATTTATACTTTTGGAGGGGAAGCGAGTTTGGTATGGCCTCGTTTAGTCGCTCCTTTTAAATGGCAAAATTCGAGTGAATTTGTTCCAAGAACCAAAGTGCTTCTCCGCTATGAACGTCAAAGCAAAGCCGATCAGTATACTTTGAATTCTTTCAAAACTTCTTTCGGCTATTTATGGAAAGAGAGCGTCAGAGCAGAACACGAATTGAAAGTGTTGGAAATTAATTATGTAAGTCCAAAAGATGTAACGGATTCATATCTAGAAGAAATTAAGACAAATCCATCATTAGGAAAAGTAATCGAAAAACAATTAATTTTTGGCCCAACCTATTCTTATACGTTTACCAATACGATGCAAAAAAGAAAAAAGCATACGGTGTATTTCAATGGTGAATTGGATTTAGCGGGGAATGTTACAGGATTGCTTATGGGAGCAAATGCCAAAAAAGGCGATACCATCAAGTTCTTTGACGTGCCTTTCAGTCAATTTGTAAAAGTCAAAGGAGATTTCAGGCATTACCTAAAACTCGGTGAAAACAGCAAATTAGCCACTAGATTAATTGCCGGTGCAGGATATGCCTATGGAAACAATACCGTGATGCCGTCATCCAGACAGTTTGTCGCCGGTGGACCCAATAGTATTCGAGCATTTAGATCACAATCATTAGGGCCGGGAAGTTATAAAAATCTTGACCCAAATGCTGAGTTTTTAGAAGATCAATTGGGGGATATAAAATTAGAATTCAATACTGAATACCGGACCAAATTATTCAGCATAGTAAACGGAGCTTTGTTTTTGGATGCGGGAAATATTTGGCTTCTGAATGAAGATAAAAATAAACCCGGTGGTCAGATTTCAAAAGATTTTATGAAACAGATTGCGGTCGGAGTAGGAGCGGGATTGCGTTTTGATTTTTCTTTTTTAATCCTCCGAACCGATCTTGCTTTCCCCATCAGACAGCCGTATTTGATTAACGGAAGTAATTGGGTGATTGATGCTGTCAATTTTGGAAGCGGATCTTGGCGAAAAGATAATCTAATGCTCAATATCGCAATTGGTTATCCTTTTTGATATTGTTTTTTGCTAAAAAAAGACACGAACTACAGTTTCTGTAATTCGTGTCTTTAGTGAATTCGTGTTTTTTAATCCTAATGCGTAGTTTCTTCGTTCTCAAAAATCAACTCCAAACCATTCGAAATTAATTTCTCGATTTCAGGACGTTGTTTTTTTAGGTTTTCCAAATGCAAAAGCAACTGCTGCATTAAATTCATTTCATTTCGAGTATTTAAAAGCTCAATCAATTCCACAGAAAGTAACCAATCATTTGGATGATTATTTTGAAGTTTTTCAAAAATAGGTTCCAATGAAGCTGTTGTGTCATTAGATTCGCGAATGCTTCTTACGGTTTGGTACAGTACTTCCAGATCGTCTCTTTCAGCAGTTTGTTTGGCTTTGATGGTTTTGCTCGAAGGAACGTGCGAAATCAAATTAAAACTGCTTACATCAGCTGGCCCAGAAAAAGCCGAAACTAGTTTTTTACCCACAGCCATGTCATAATTGCCCCATTCCGGTTTGAATAAAACAGTGTCTCCGTGTGTAACCGTACAGTTTTTGAAACAAATTAAGATAATCTCTCCATGTAGATTCCTTTTTCCGGTAATGATTTCTCCAACCACTTTTATATCACCTTCAAATTCCAGAGTTGCAGTTTGTCCTTCATAAACGCCATATGCTTTTAAGTCACGCGGACTCATATCTTCAATGGCTAGATTAATACCTTTTAGTTTTCCTATTGGACTACCAAAACCTTCCGGATGCGTGCTGGTTCCATGACCAACCAATTCTTTTTCGCGATACGATAAAGCAGTTTCGCCTGTGGTTTGAAAGTAAATTGGTTTTCCTTCCTGTTCGATAACATTCGTGAAAACTCCCGAAATTTGTAAACCAGTACTCATTTCAATAGTTCCCAATGCTTTCGAATGAATTAGTTTTTTTATGCCCGACAGTCCTCCTGTACGCAAAGCCATAGTATTGGCAAACTCTTCCAAAATCAAACTCAAATAAGCAAAATCTGGAGTTACATACAGTTGCGGTTGTAATTTGGTAATATCAAAACTTTGGTGAACTGCCGAGAAATCATAAGGGATTTTTTTTACGTTATCTGTCATACACCAAGCGCTTTCGCCAATGGATGACAATAAACCGGCTCCGTAAATTTTAGGGTTTTCCAATGTGCCTATTAAACCATATTCAACTGTCCACCAATGCAGGTTTCTGATTTGGGCCATCTCAGATAATTCACCCATATTGTTTTGAAGGTCCTCAACCGCTTTTTCGGCAGCTTCGATTTCTGCTTTTGGTGTTCCTTCTGCTTCTTTCAAAATAGAAAGCAACCGAATGGCTTCATACATTTCGTAATCTTTATGCGAAGAAATGGCTTTACAGCCTATTTCGCCAAAACGGCGCAGGTATTCCGCATATTCTGGATTCGCAATAATAGGGGCGTGGCCGGCACCTTCGTGAATAATATCTGGTGCGGGTGTATATTCAATATGTTCGAGTTGGCGAATGTCTGATGCAATGACCAAAACATTATACGCCTGAAATTCCATAAAGGCATTTGGTGGGATAAAGCCATCAACCGCCACAGCAGCCCAGCCAATTTCACTAAGTATGCGGTTCATACCATACATACTCGGAATGTTGTCTACTTCAATACCCGTTTTTTTCAATCCTTCAAGATAGGAACTGTGAGCTACCTTAGAGAGATAATTCACGTTTTTACGCATTACATATCGCCAAACTGCTTGGTTAATTGGGGTATAATCGCTGTAATCCTGAGCTTTGATAAACTGTTTTAAATGTTTAGGCAATCGTTCTAATAATGGATTGCTTTCTATTTTTGTGTTCATAACGAAATCGATGTAGTTTATATGCAAAAGTACAATTTAAAGAGGCTTAAAAGAAGTTTTTTAACTATGATTTTAGCAAATTTATAGATTCAAAATCTAACCGTAATGATTCCAATGCAGAATTTTGGTTTATGTAATGTTGCGCCATAATAATATTAGGGCGCGCCTATTAATATTGGAGGTGTCGCCTTTGTTTTTAATAGGCACGCCTTCAGTTTTCATAGGCGCACCATATATTTTACTAGGCGTCGCGTATCTTTTTGATAGGCACGCCTATCGATTTTGAAGGTGTCGCCTTTGTTTTTGATAGGCGCGCGTCTAGATTGTTTAGGCGTGCTATAATTTTAAGTAGGCATGCCTATTGTTTAGGTAGGCATGCCTATGATTTTGGCAGGTACGCCTATAATTTAAGTAGGCTCTCCTATGATTTAGGTAGGCGTGTTTATAGTTTAAGTAAGCGTGCCTATGGTTTTGACGAGCTAGGTGAAATTTTGTATAAACTGCAAAAAGCTTTCTATTTAACTCTGGACTGGGGATTAACTCTTGAGTATTAAATTTTGATAATTTTTAATATTGCATATTTAAGTATTCCTTAAAAATAATTGTTTCAATTTATCAACATAAAAAAACCGCATTATTTTTATTGCGGTTTTTGTTTTAGATTATAAAAGCGGATGCTTCGCTTCATGTCTGAAATACTCAATTTTGTGATGGAACATTTCTGCCATCATTTTGCCTCTGAGTTTGGCTTCATCAGCATTTTTACCTGTAAATAAACTATCCACAGTTTTAGTGAAAATTTCCATCCAGCGGTTAAAATGCTCTTTCTCGACAGGAAGTTGTTTGTGTGGTGGAAAAGGACTTCCGGAATACGTGTGTTCTTCCAGTAGAATAGTTTGCCAAAAGCGGTACATTTTCTCTAAATGTTCGGGCCAGCGGTCACCTATTTTTTCGTTGAAAATAGAGCCAATCAGTTCGTCTTTTCGCACATTAGAGTAGAATGTATCTACCATTAATTGAATATCTTCTATGTTTGTTATGTCTTTGTTTGTCATGATTTCTGAGTATAAAAAAACCTACACAAAGGTAGGTTTTTTAAAAACTAAATTATTTTTTCTTTTCTTTATTTTCCTTTGTTTCAGGTTTTGCAGGCGGATATTGTGCTAAAATTTGGGTGACAATATCATTGACAATTGCGTCTTTTTCATTCATGTCTTTAGAAAGGGTTCCGGTTCCTTCACCTTGCCAGATCAGTTCTTTCTTTTTGGCGTCGATTAGGTCAATGTATAATGTTCCTTCAGTAGAGGAACTAACAGTAGTCTGTCCTCCATACATATAAGGATTCCATCCCCAACCCCAACCGTAGCCATAACCGGCATTGAATTGGTTTACGCTGATTTCTTCGCGGGATTTGGTGAAAATGTTAACCAATAAATCGGGAGTTTCACTTTTGGTAAATCCTTTGGATTGCATTTGTCGATCGATGGCGTTCAGAATTCTTTTTTTATCCAAATCAGAAATCTCTACTTTGTCAATTCCGGATTTCATAAAGGCAAAAGTTTTGTATTGGGTAAAATCAACCGATTTGTCATAATCAGAATATACTTTTACAGTGTCACACGAAGAAACTATAAAAAGTAATAATAAGGGTAGGAGCTTAAATGTTTTCATATTTTTATGTGATTAATGTTGAATCAAATTTAGCACAAAAATCGTACCAATTTGATTACTCTAAGGTAGTTAAAAAAAATGATTTTTCAAAGATCTCTACTAAATACATTTGTCTGCAGTCAGCTGTGTTAGCCCTGATAATAGTGAAAAGCATTTTTTGTTAAACGAGTATTTTTTTCTTGAACAAAAAAAGCGACCAAAGGAAGCTCTTTTTGTTCTTAGAAAAAAACGAGTTTATGAAAAATCTTGAAGCGAATAGCAGGATTAGCTCCTGAAAATTTCTTTAGATTTTATTTTTATCTACTGAATCTGCAAAAATCTGCGTGCCAATTTTTTTATGTCACGCAGATTCAGCAGATTTAAAATGATTTTATGTGTATTTTTTATGTGCTTTATTCTAATAATTTATCATCCACCAAATTGGGTAGCGTCACTTTCAACAATGGTTCGACTTCCATAGCACGTTTTATGGCAAAAACAGCTCCTTCGTTACGAGCCCAGCTGCGTCTTGAGATTCCGTTATTGACATCCCAAAAAAGCATCGAAGCCAAGCGTCTAGAAGCTTCTTTGGAACCATCCAGCACCATTCCGAAACCACCGTTGATGACTTCACCCCAGCCAACGCCACCACCATTATGTATGGAAACCCAAGTAGCGCCTCGGAAACTGTCTCCAATCACGTTTTGAATCGCCATATCGGCCGTGAAACGGGATCCGTCATAAATATTGGAAGTTTCTCTGTAGGGAGAATCGGTTCCCGAAACGTCGTGATGATCACGGCCTAAAACAACCAATCCTATTTCGCCTTTGGCAATAGCCTGATTGAACGCTTCGGCAATTTTTACACGACCTTCGGCATCGGCATATAAGATTCTGGCTTGAGAACCCACAACCAATTTATTTTCTTGTGCGCCTTTTATCCACTGAATATTATCCTGCATTTGTTGCTGAATTTCAATCGGAGCAGTTTTGGCCATTTCTTCCAAAACTTGACAGGCAATGGTATCAGTTTTGGCTAAATCTTCAGGCTTTCCAGAAGTACAAACCCAACGGAAAGGTCCAAAACCATAATCGAAACACATAGGTCCCATAATGTCCTGCACATAACTCGGGTATCTGAAATCAATATCATTCTCGGCCATAATATCAGCACCAGCACGGGAAGCTTCCAGTAGAAAGGCATTTCCGTAATCAAAGAAATAAGTTCCTTTGGCCGTATGTTTATTAATAGCGGCTGTGTGACGGCGCAATGTTTCCTGTACTTTTTCCTTGAATAAATCAGGATTATTTGCCATCATATCATTGGCTTCTTCAAATGAAATTCCAACCGGATAATACCCTCCTGCCCACGGATTGTGAAGCGAAGTTTGGTCGGAACCCAAATCAATATAAAGGTTTTCTTCGTCAAATCGTTCCCAAACATCTACAATGTTCCCAAGGTATGCGATAGAAACGGTTTCGTTATTGGCTTTCGCCAAAGCAACTCTTTTGACCAATTCGTCAATATTCTCAACCACTTCATTTATCCAGCCTTGACTGTGGCGAATGTGGGTAATTTTTGCATTTACCTCGGCACAAACTGTGATACAGCCTGCAATATTTCCCGCTTTGGGTTGCGCGCCACTCATTCCTCCCAATCCGGAAGTTACGAATAAGCCTCCTTTTGGGGAGCGTTTTATTTTTCTGAAACCATTCAAAACCGTGATTGTCGTTCCGTGCACAATTCCCTGCGGCCCTATGTACATATAACTTCCTGCGGTCATTTGTCCGTATTGGGAAACGCCTAAGGCATTCATTTTTTCCCAGTCATCAGGTTGAGAATAATTCGGGATTACCATTCCGTTGGTAACCACAACTCTTGGTGCTTCCTTGTGAGAAGGAAATAATCCCATCGGATGCCCAGAATACATTGTCAACGTTTGCTCATCGGTCATTTCCGATAAGTATTTCATCGTCAATAAATATTGTGCCCAGTTTGAGAAAACTGCACCGTTCCCTCCATAAGTAATCAATTCGTGCGGATGTTGCGCCACCGCATAATCCAGATTGTTCTGAATCATAAGCATAATGGCTTTGGCTTGCTCGCTTTTTCCAGGATATTCCGAGATTGGTCGGGCATACATTCTATAATCGGGACGCAAACGGTACATATAAATACGTCCGTAAGTTTCTAGTTCGTTGCGAAATTCAGGGATTAATTCAGCGTGGTGTTTTGGCTCAAAATAGCGCAAAGCATTCCGAAGCGCCAGTTTTTTGTCGTCGTCCGACAAGATTTCTTTCCGTTTAGGCGCGTGATTAATGTTTGCCTCATACGGTTTTGGCTGTGGTAATATAGAAGGGATTCCTTGTTGTATTTGTTCTTGAAAAGTCATTTTTTTTGTTTTTAAAATCTAAAATTAAATTTGTTCTAATGAGCAACACTTTGGGCGTGACCACAATAGAAAAAGGGGCTGATATAGGTGGGTCTTGAGTCGCCCCTTTCCCTATTGCGGTCGGGCTATCCACGCTACTTCGGTAGCTAGTTTCTATCCCTCACGCGCATCCGTAAATCAAGACCTTTTTTGGAAAATTAGAAATAACTTTTTCAAAAGATTTCTAAATATTCAATTGTCTTTGTTGCTTTTGTATGTACTAAAAAACAACATCCACTAGGGATAACGTATATCCGACCTGTGGTAGGACTTGTGGATTTTAATTTTATATTTTAAAGAAAGGATGTCCATTTCTGTGTATTTAATTTTAAAAAGAATTCTGTAACCTGAAATCTAAATTCTGCGTTCTGTTATCTGAAAATCTACTTCTTAATTTGCCCCGTTTTTTTATCAAATCCATAGGGACAATGGCGACAACCACTTTTGCAGCAATATCCTCTTTTCAAATGGTATTTTTCGGTAAAGCATTTGTATCCTTCGGGAGTGTAATAAAAATCTTCTCCCTCAGTTAATTTATTTTCATTACTTTGTTCTGCCATTCTTTATTTATGCTTGAAATTCTCAATTAGGCGATTGTGTTTTTCTTTAATTTGGACTAAATTGCCTGTACAAATCTATAAATTTTATAACCAATGTTTGTTATTGTTGTCAAATATTTAATTCCTAAAGGATATCGCGGGCTAACAGTCTTTCCTTTTGTGTTTATAAAATACGCATTTGATTCGGAAAATAAAGTACTTGTCAATCACGAAAAAATTCACCTCCGACAGCAATTGGAACTACTAATCTTGCCTTTTTTTGTTTGGTATTTTGTGGAATATGCGGTACGTTTGCTGCAGTATAAAAACGCCAATTTGGCCTATAGAAATATTAGTTTTGAAAGAGAAGCTTATGCCAATGAACAGCATTTGAATTACCTTGAAACGAGAACATATTTTAGTTTTTTAAACTATTTAAAAACTAATAAACCCTAAATTTTGAATCAGAAAATAACATACGAATTGCCTAATGGAATTTCACTTGAGATCAAGCGGGAAGATTTGCTTCATCCTTTTATATCGGGGAATAAATTTAGGAAGTTAAAGTACAACTTGCTTCAGGCAAAAGCCGAAAATCAGGAAACCGTTCTGACTTTTGGTGGTGCTTATTCCAATCATATTGCTGCGGTAGCGTATGCTGGAAAGGAACAGGGTTTTAAAACTATCGGTGTGATTCGCGGAGATGAATTGGGCGATAAAATTGCCGAAAATCCAACTTTGCAGTTTGCTCAAGAATGTGGGATGCAATTCGAGTTTGTTACCAGAGAAGCTTATCGATTCAAAACCGAACCTGATTTTATAGCCAACCTAAAAAGTAAATTCGGATCATTTTACCTTGTTCCAGAAGGCGGTACTAATGAGTATGCCATAAAAGGATGCGAAGAAATACTCATTGAAGAAGACGCTAAGTTTGATTACATATGTTGTGCGGTAGGAACGGGTGGTACCATTTCGGGGATTATCAACAGTGCATTTCCACACCAAAAAGTTTTGGGATTTCCAGCATTAAAAGGAGACTTTTTAAAAGATGAAACGCCCATGAATAAATTTTCTTCCAATTTAAATGAAAAAGGCGTTCCTGACGACCTTAGGCAAATAACTACTTTTTCGGAAGAAATTCGTAAATTTGCCACCAACGAAAATTGGGAATTAATAACCGATTATCATTTTGGGGGCTACGGAAAAGTAAATGAAGAATTGATTCAGTTTATAAATCAGTTTTATAAACAAACACAAGTTCCATTAGACCCCATTTATACTGGAAAGATGGTTTTTGGCGTTATAGATTTAATTCAGAAAGACTATTTCCCCCATAATTCCAAAATTCTATTGATTCATACAGGAGGATTGCAGGGAATCCAGGGAATGAATACGCTTTTGAAAAAGAAGAATAAAACAGTGATTCAATTTCAATAGCAATGGCAAAAATCAATGCCAAATAATAATATTGTAAATCAAAAACATGGTCAAGAAAATATTTTTATTTCTCTTAATTGCAACCCTTATAAGTTGTGGTTCATCGAAACCAACAATCGTTACTACAAAAAAACCAGTGGGATGGAAATATTCCAAACCAATCCAAAACGGAAACAGTAGTAACACGGCAACTCAGTCCAGTTCAAAACCAATAAGTACAAATGAAATAACCAGAGCCTATATCGCACAATACAGTGGTGTTGCGATGAGTAATATGAAAACCTACGGAATTCCTGCCAGTATTATTTTGGCGCAGGGAATTTTGGAATCGGGAGCTGGAAAAGGGGATTTGGCTATGACAGCCAATAATCATTTCGGAATCAAGTGCCATAATGATTGGAGAGGTGATAAAGTCTATAAAGATGATGATTCTGCAAATGAATGTTTTAGGAAATACAATCAAGCCTCCGAGTCCTATCAAGATCATGCGATGGTATTGACGAGTAAAAAAAGATATGCCAATTTGTTTACATTGCCAAAAGGAGATTACAAAGCATGGGCAAAAGGCTTGAGAGAAGCTGGTTACGCCACTGATCCTAGATATCCGGAAAAATTAATAAGCTATATTGAAACCTATAATTTGAGTCAGTACGACACCAAAGTTTTAGGAAAACAAATGGCAAAGGAAGAATCTAAAGTTTTGCTTCAGGACAATTTTGGCGCTGATGAAGCCAGTTTGTATGAAATCCAAAAAGGAGATACTTTTTATTCGGTTTCCAAAAAATTCAATTTGACCGTGGAAGAATTAAAACAGAAAAATAATCTAACAGAAAATACACTTTCGATAGGGCAGAAGTTGATAGTAAAATAAGTTGACAGTATTCAGTTTTTAGTATTCAGTCAAATCTAAAATCTGAAGTCAAAAATCTAAAATTTAAAATCGTAATGATATACCAAAGAAGTAGTCAGCTTTTTGCTGAAGCAGAAAAAGTAATCCCAGGGGGAGTAAATTCACCAGTAAGAGCTTTTAAAGCCGTCGGGGGAACACCAATATTCGTAAAAAGTGCCAAAGGAGCTTATTTGTATGATGAAGATGGAAACCGATTGATCGATTATATCAATTCATGGGGGCCAATGATTTTGGGACACGCCTACGAACCAGTGGTGGAAGCCGTAATCGAAAAAGCCAAACTAGGAACATCTTTCGGTATGCCAACCGAATTGGAAACTCAAATCGCAGCACTTGCAGTATCTATGGTTCCGAATATTGACAAAATCCGATTCGTGAATTCTGGGACAGAGGCTTGTATGAGCGCGGTGCGTTTGGCTCGTGGATTTACCAAGAGAGACAAAATCATCAAATTCGCTGGTTGCTATCACGGTCATTCTGATTCGTTTTTGATTCAGGCGGGGAGTGGGGCAGTTACTTTTGGAACACCAAACAGTCCGGGTGTAACAGCAGGAACAGCCAAAGATACTTTGCTTGCCAAATACAATGATTTGGAGAATGTGAAGACTTTAATAGAAGCTAATAAAAATGAAATTGCTGCCATAATTGTCGAGCCTGTTGCAGGAAATATGGGATGTATTCCACCTGTTAAAGGATTTTTGGAAGGATTACGTGAGTTGTGTACGGCAAATGGAATTCTGCTGATTTTCGATGAGGTAATGACAGGCTTTAGATTGGCCAGAGGTGGTGTTCAGGAATTGTTCAACATCAATGCAGATATTGTTTGTTTCGGAAAAGTAATTGGGGGTGGATTGCCTGTTGGGGCTTTTGCGGCACGAGCCGAAATTATGAATTACCTGGCACCATTGGGACCTGTTTATCAAGCAGGAACTTTATCAGGAAATCCATTGGCAATGGCAGCCGGATTGGCAATGTTACAAGCATTGGATAACGACAGAGAAATTTTCAAAAGACTGGAAGAAAAAACAGCTTATTTAGGCGCAGGAATCGAAAGAGTTTTGAAAGCCAATAATGTCGTTTTTACGATCAATCAAATAGGTTCAATGATTTCGGTTCATTTTGATGCAAATCCAGTAACCGATTTTCAATCGGCTGCAGCAGGAGATAATGAAACCTTCAAGAAATTCTTCCACGGATTGGTAGCCGAAGGAGTTTATATAGCGCCATCTGCTTACGAAACTTGGTTCATCACCGATGCACTGACTTATGAAGATTTGGATTTTACCATTAATGCAATTGATAAAGTTTCTAAAACATTTTAATTCGATATTGAATATTCCTGCAAGGTTTTTTCAAACCTTGTAGGTATGTTTGAAAACGACTTCATAACAATTTACACCTACAAGGTTAGAAAAAAACCTTGCAGGAGTAAAAAACGAATTCCACACCCGAGCGATAGCGAACGGACGAAGTAAATCAGCGCATTTCAATTTGTGCTAATTAGTGGAATTCGTGTTTAATTTTTATTGCTTTCTACATTCCTCCACTTCTTCTTTCTTTCATTTTTGCTTTATTCTCTTCTCTCAAGTCAAGCCATTTTTGATATTGATCGGCAGATAAAACGGCTTTCATTTTAGCTTCAGTATCTGCTTTTTCGGCTTGCATTTGAGTTTTAAAAGCAGTTCTTTCTTCAGTTGTCATTTTTTCTCCAGTTGCTTTTCGGGTATTTTTTTGAGCTTTTAGATCTTGGGCTTTGGCGCTTTTCTCTGCTAAAATTTTACCTACGGCTTCTTGTTGTTTGGCATCCAAAGCCAATTCTTTGGTTAAATAAGCCAAATGTTTTTGCTGGCGTTGCTCTGGAGTCATTTTTTCCATATCGGCTCTGTTGGGTTTTGGAGTAGCTTCTTGGGCAAATCCTGTCAGTCCGATTCCAAATGCTAAGGCAATAATCAAATTTTTCATGTTTATTAGTCTTTAAGTTATAGGTGTAAGATGATTGTAATGGTCAAAGGTTTAATGTTTTAACTATAATTTGTGAAAAACTGACATTAGTCATTTGAATTTAAAAAGTGTGTACTATC carries:
- the hemL gene encoding glutamate-1-semialdehyde 2,1-aminomutase → MIYQRSSQLFAEAEKVIPGGVNSPVRAFKAVGGTPIFVKSAKGAYLYDEDGNRLIDYINSWGPMILGHAYEPVVEAVIEKAKLGTSFGMPTELETQIAALAVSMVPNIDKIRFVNSGTEACMSAVRLARGFTKRDKIIKFAGCYHGHSDSFLIQAGSGAVTFGTPNSPGVTAGTAKDTLLAKYNDLENVKTLIEANKNEIAAIIVEPVAGNMGCIPPVKGFLEGLRELCTANGILLIFDEVMTGFRLARGGVQELFNINADIVCFGKVIGGGLPVGAFAARAEIMNYLAPLGPVYQAGTLSGNPLAMAAGLAMLQALDNDREIFKRLEEKTAYLGAGIERVLKANNVVFTINQIGSMISVHFDANPVTDFQSAAAGDNETFKKFFHGLVAEGVYIAPSAYETWFITDALTYEDLDFTINAIDKVSKTF